From the Flavobacteriales bacterium TMED191 genome, one window contains:
- a CDS encoding YqhA family protein — translation MIEDKFENALWSTRFVVLIAVIMSVISSITLFILGGWDIIQAIVFNNPIFDNNINNSNNLLFKIISSIDLFLIGIVLLIFGFGVYELFISEIDFAKGKFADSTLKINNLDQLKNKIIKVIIIVLIVKFFEKVLKLSQNFTSPSDLLLFSTSILTICVGYYLINRN, via the coding sequence ATGATTGAAGATAAATTTGAAAACGCACTTTGGAGTACAAGATTTGTAGTTTTAATTGCTGTAATAATGTCTGTGATTTCATCAATTACTTTATTTATTTTGGGAGGATGGGATATTATTCAAGCAATAGTATTTAACAACCCAATTTTCGATAATAATATTAACAATAGCAATAACCTCCTTTTTAAAATTATATCATCAATTGATTTATTTTTAATTGGAATTGTATTATTAATTTTTGGATTTGGAGTTTATGAACTATTTATAAGTGAAATTGATTTTGCAAAAGGCAAGTTTGCTGATTCAACTTTAAAAATAAACAACCTAGACCAACTTAAAAACAAAATCATAAAGGTTATTATTATAGTATTAATAGTTAAGTTTTTTGAAAAAGTTTTAAAACTTTCTCAAAATTTCACTTCGCCAAGTGACCTATTGTTGTTTAGTACATCAATTTTAACTATTTGCGTAGGATATTATTTAATTAATAGAAATTAA
- a CDS encoding semialdehyde dehydrogenase: MQKLHALVLGASGATGKEIVKLLLRSSDFIKVSLFVRRPFDIKHNKLSIHQIDFSRLHDYKALIKGDVLFSSLGTTRKEAGGKIRQYLVDFTYQYDFAKIASENRVSQYFLVSSLGANKKSFFFYPKIKGDLEEAVKLLSFQKIHIFQPPSLIRPLHMIRFSEKISLKFLSFVNKFGLLISFRPLSVYDLALKMISMVNSNNIKKICIYRYNDFTSED; this comes from the coding sequence ATAGTTAAATTACTTTTGAGAAGTTCAGATTTCATTAAAGTTTCTTTATTTGTTAGAAGACCATTTGATATTAAACATAATAAGCTTTCTATTCATCAAATAGATTTCTCAAGATTACATGATTATAAAGCATTAATCAAAGGAGATGTTCTTTTTTCTTCATTAGGAACAACTAGAAAAGAGGCTGGAGGTAAAATAAGACAGTATTTAGTTGACTTTACCTATCAGTATGATTTTGCTAAAATTGCTTCAGAAAATAGAGTAAGTCAATATTTTTTGGTTTCCTCTTTAGGAGCAAATAAAAAATCTTTTTTTTTCTATCCTAAGATTAAGGGTGATTTAGAAGAGGCTGTCAAACTTCTTAGTTTTCAGAAAATACATATTTTTCAGCCCCCTTCTTTAATACGTCCATTGCATATGATAAGGTTTAGTGAAAAAATATCTTTAAAATTTTTAAGTTTTGTTAATAAATTTGGTCTTCTAATTTCATTTAGACCATTATCAGTTTATGATTTAGCATTAAAAATGATTAGTATGGTTAACTCTAATAATATCAAAAAAATATGTATTTATAGATATAATGACTTTACAAGCGAGGACTAA
- a CDS encoding acyl-CoA desaturase — MDSIKDVNFITSLRNEVNNYFKDNNIDKGGNLNMYIKSAFMLSLYFVPYFLMMTGAINQPYLIFMWVLMGFGMAGIGMSIMHDGNHNGYSKSKTINKIMGFTLQMLGGTDKIWQIQHNKLHHKYTNVHDHDPDVSPIKLLRFSPDAPYKKIYRFQFIYAWFLYGLMTFSFATIKEFKQLIEWKKTGVISDSEQRGLFLELILWKIIYYIFILVLPIIILKITFLHWFMLFFTMHFIAGFILALIFQTAHIVPECEHQQYNAKTDINTWAINQLLTTANYAPNSKLLSWFIGGLNYQIEHHLFPGICHVHYKNISIIVKKIASDYDLPYHCQSNFFQAIIAHGKMLYCLGQNHK; from the coding sequence ATGGATTCAATTAAGGATGTTAATTTTATAACTTCTCTTCGAAATGAAGTAAACAATTATTTTAAAGACAATAATATTGATAAGGGAGGTAATTTAAATATGTATATAAAAAGTGCATTTATGTTATCTCTATATTTTGTTCCATACTTTTTAATGATGACAGGTGCTATAAATCAGCCTTATTTAATATTTATGTGGGTTTTAATGGGGTTTGGTATGGCTGGTATAGGGATGTCTATTATGCACGATGGAAATCACAATGGTTATTCAAAAAGTAAAACTATTAATAAAATAATGGGCTTTACTCTTCAAATGCTTGGAGGGACTGATAAAATATGGCAGATTCAACATAATAAGCTTCATCATAAATACACAAATGTTCATGACCATGATCCTGATGTTAGTCCAATTAAATTGTTAAGATTTTCACCTGATGCACCCTATAAAAAAATATATAGATTTCAATTTATTTATGCTTGGTTTTTATACGGTCTTATGACTTTTTCATTTGCAACTATAAAAGAATTTAAACAATTAATAGAATGGAAAAAGACTGGTGTTATTTCTGACTCTGAACAACGTGGATTGTTTCTTGAGCTAATATTATGGAAAATAATCTATTATATTTTTATTCTTGTACTGCCAATAATAATATTAAAAATCACATTTTTACATTGGTTTATGTTGTTTTTTACAATGCATTTTATTGCAGGATTTATATTAGCTCTCATTTTTCAAACTGCACATATTGTACCTGAATGTGAACATCAACAATATAATGCTAAGACTGATATAAATACTTGGGCGATTAATCAATTATTAACAACTGCAAATTATGCCCCTAATAGCAAACTTCTTTCTTGGTTTATTGGTGGATTAAATTATCAAATTGAACATCATCTTTTTCCGGGTATTTGTCATGTTCATTATAAAAATATTTCAATTATTGTTAAAAAAATAGCTAGTGATTATGATTTACCTTATCACTGTCAAAGCAACTTTTTTCAAGCAATTATTGCACATGGAAAGATGTTATATTGTTTAGGTCAAAATCATAAGTAA